One Glycine max cultivar Williams 82 chromosome 6, Glycine_max_v4.0, whole genome shotgun sequence DNA segment encodes these proteins:
- the LOC102661850 gene encoding uncharacterized protein isoform X2, producing the protein MPPVLQLESLPVLNALTDIFQDNSPRLQDIALYFFPSELTERSRKNLDSILKFMNAEKSMLRSYINGVELLVFTSNQLDMDSKAAVKTRHFLWGLFRQKKIDKAVERVPDLELVDMDIDMIGGKNMVGRADDVQNYKPKSDIPLGF; encoded by the exons ATGCCACCAGTCCTTCAACTGGAGTCACTTCCTGTGTTGAATGCCTTGACTGACATATTCCAGGATAATTCTCCAAGGCTTCAGGATATTGCATTGTATTTCTTTCCATCAGAACTTACTGAGAG GTCCAGAAAGAACCTGGATAGCATATTGAAGTTTATGAATGCTGAGAAATCAATGCTGAGAAGTTATATTAATGGAGTAGAGTTGCTGGTATTTACCTCAAATCAACTTGACATGGACTCAAAGG CTGCAGTAAAGACTCGACATTTCCTGTGGGGATTGTTTCGCcaaaagaaaattgataaagCTGTTGAAAGAGTACCTGACCTGGAGCTAGTTGATATGGACATCGATATGATTGGGGGAAAAAACATGGTAGGGAGAGCTGATGACGTTCAAAATTATAAACCCAAGAGTGACATTCCTCTAGGCTTTTGA
- the LOC102661850 gene encoding uncharacterized protein isoform X1: protein MPPVLQLESLPVLNALTDIFQDNSPRLQDIALYFFPSELTERSRKNLDSILKFMNAEKSMLRSYINGVELLVFTSNQLDMDSKGAIAAVKTRHFLWGLFRQKKIDKAVERVPDLELVDMDIDMIGGKNMVGRADDVQNYKPKSDIPLGF from the exons ATGCCACCAGTCCTTCAACTGGAGTCACTTCCTGTGTTGAATGCCTTGACTGACATATTCCAGGATAATTCTCCAAGGCTTCAGGATATTGCATTGTATTTCTTTCCATCAGAACTTACTGAGAG GTCCAGAAAGAACCTGGATAGCATATTGAAGTTTATGAATGCTGAGAAATCAATGCTGAGAAGTTATATTAATGGAGTAGAGTTGCTGGTATTTACCTCAAATCAACTTGACATGGACTCAAAGG GTGCTATAGCTGCAGTAAAGACTCGACATTTCCTGTGGGGATTGTTTCGCcaaaagaaaattgataaagCTGTTGAAAGAGTACCTGACCTGGAGCTAGTTGATATGGACATCGATATGATTGGGGGAAAAAACATGGTAGGGAGAGCTGATGACGTTCAAAATTATAAACCCAAGAGTGACATTCCTCTAGGCTTTTGA